In Macrobrachium nipponense isolate FS-2020 chromosome 15, ASM1510439v2, whole genome shotgun sequence, a single genomic region encodes these proteins:
- the LOC135195044 gene encoding uncharacterized protein LOC135195044, protein MTAMMVGGGGAFGGGLGVGRGGLSQPASASAHPLKLNSPKSPPSPVSSDSPTSPASPGRSGSKACGVCGDVAKSMHFGGLSCDSCKAFFRRSVQNNAYKGFTCPYDKKCVIAVSSRKACQFCRFNKCLLIGMEKGWVMTEDERRKMMQQRQEKKHKDELRKQCELQELDKYSLPEEAQTEISIIKSLYKKAYQDVPYEDSCQDEGASGVMSPWMTFYRRMAYFFSLFREFTELPNSDQALLLKTAITSAGIIMGSVVFDADSGKWPGRAISRTGFIPQNVTTQNVGKLVPPDMMNRVKQFFRKFQQVCPDETMGMILILVALYTPELMGLEAKDTIQQLQDRYTNILHRYVKWKYREKSALMFPKVIVSLADIRELAELTGQIRIQQGMASNLPGVSSFLKPGGGPSNSIGSSPMETNQEEPTTVGRQEVPDIEIKEEAIDNGDPLTTPTALKRARLEATGGKRDHIYQKIMKKVMEQMQGSSLHLRVPSLLPFILQIIKKVGSGNNSNVSLPSMPRSIAKGSQHQVKQKGSKRRLVEVKQEKIDEDFESQDLSSLTPDLPNLTPTVPDSPRPMNVHQNTIGLHNPFTQPHQQFHQNHPLPQTKEHFPVSHHHHHQQQHCVPSPGLSPGIDYPTSPMDSTDSCDLLPPSPLLAQTSRLSPHPVASQQAPLNSTDMLMPSQVTQMSPVAPYTPPSTVSTSPMPVQQTNMMPVPDRPLASPLAAPSPYSDASNSSPESSQSPLTEIFTEELTDVEIEVLTQLLGYFSNFENLDNVSNLKEIIPAHLLDELQRKLCSYSIKPE, encoded by the exons ATGACCGCAATGATGGTGGGCGGCGGCGGAGCCTTTGGTGGTGGTCTGGGCGTTGGAAGGGGTGGGTTGTCCCAGCCCGCCTCTGCTTCAGCCCATCCCCTCAAGCTAAACTCCCCAAAATCCCCACCTTCACCTGTCTCCAGTGATTCTCCGACCTCACCTGCTAG TCCTGGCAGGTCGGGCTCGAAGGCCTGTGGGGTTTGCGGGGACGTGGCAAAGTCCATGCACTTCGGTGGCCTCTCCTGCGACTCGTGCAAGGCCTTCTTCAGGAGGTCTGTGCAGAACAACGCCTACAAAGGGTTCACCTGCCCCTACGATAAGAAGTGTGTGATTGCTGTGTCGTCGAGGAAAGCATGCCAGTTTTGCAG attcaacaAGTGTCTGTTGATAGGCATGGAGAAAGGATGGGTTATGACGGAAGACGAGAGACGTAAGATGATGCAGCAGAGACAAGAAAAGAAACATAAAGATGAGCTCAGAAAACAGTGCGAGCTCCAGGAGTTGGACAAATACTCCTTACCTGAGGAAGCACAGACAGAGATTTCCATAATAAAATCTCTTTATAAGAAGGCTTACCAGGATGTCCCGTATGAGGATAGCTGCCAGGACGAGGGAGCAAGTGGGGTTATGTCACCGTGGATGACATTTTATCGAAGGATGGCTTACTTCTTCTCCCTGTTCCGCGAATTCACCGAGCTTCCAAACAGCGACCAAGCACTTTTATTGAAGACAGCCATTACATCTGCTGGTATAATAATGGGTTCTGTTGTATTTGATGCCGATAGTGGGAAGTGGCCAGGTCGAGCAATATCGAGGACAGGTTTTATACCACAAAACGTGACTACTCAAAATGTTGGGAAGCTAGTACCTCCTGATATGATGAACAGGGTAAAGCAGTTCTTTCGTAAGTTTCAGCAGGTATGCCCAGATGAAACTATGGGTATGATACTCATTTTAGTGGCTCTTTACACACCAGAATTAATGGGCCTTGAAGCTAAGGACACAATTCAGCAGTTGCAGGACCGTTACACAAACATTTTGCATCGATACGTTAagtggaaatacagagagaagtctGCACTCATGTTTCCAAAGGTTATTGTATCCTTAGCTGATATCAGAGAATTAGCTGAACTTACGGGGCAGATTCGTATCCAGCAGGGCATGGCATCAAATTTGCCTGGTGtctcttcatttttgaaaccagGAGGAGGACCATCTAATAGTATTGGCTCTTCACCAATGGAAACCAACCAAGAGGAACCAACAACTGTAGGACGTCAAGAAGTTCCAGATATAGAGATTAAGGAGGAAGCTATTGATAATGGTGACCCCCTCACAACTCCAACAGCTCTGAAACGAGCTCGTTTAGAAGCTACTGGTGGTAAAAGAGATCACATTtatcaaaaaataatgaaaaaagtaatggAGCAAATGCAGGGTTCCTCACTCCATTTACGAGTGCCTTCGTTGCTCCCATTTATTTTGCAGATTATCAAAAAAGTTGGATCAGGCAACAATTCCAATGTCTCTCTTCCATCCATGCCTCGTTCCATAGCCAAGGGGTCACAGCATCAAGTAAAGCAGAAGGGATCAAAACGCCGTCTTGTTGAAGTCAAACAGGAAAAAATTGATGAAGATTTTGAATCCCAGGACTTATCAAGTCTGACGCCAGACTTACCAAACCTAACACCAACAGTTCCAGATAGTCCTAGACCCATGAATGTTCATCAGAATACAATCGGCCTTCATAATCCATTCACCCAACCCCATCAGCAGTTCCATCAAAATCATCCACTACCTCAAACTAAAGAACACTTCCCTGTATCACATCATCACCACCATCAGCAACAACATTGTGTGCCATCACCTGGTCTGTCTCCTGGAATAGATTATCCAACCTCTCCAATGGATTCCACAGATTCTTGTGATTTGCTTCCTCCTTCACCTTTACTTGCACAGACTTCAAGACTGTCCCCACATCCTGTAGCATCACAGCAAGCTCCTCTCAACTCTACAGATATGCTCATGCCATCTCAGGTAACTCAAATGTCTCCTGTAGCACCTTACACACCACCTTCCACTGTTTCAACCTCGCCCATGCCAGTGCAACAGACAAATATGATGCCAGTACCTGACAGGCCATTAGCCTCACCATTGGCTGCTCCATCCCCTTACTCGGACGCATCAAATTCATCTCCTGAAAGTTCTCAGTCTCCCCTAACAGAGATCTTTACTGAGGAGTTGACAGATGTAGAGATTGAAGTTTTGACTCAGTTACTTGGGTATTTTTCCAATTTCGAAAACTTAGACAATGTCAGTAATCTTAAAGAGATAATTCCTGCTCATCTTTTAGATGAACTGCAAAGAAAATTGTGCTCATACTCCATCAAGCCAGAGTAA